In the Clupea harengus chromosome 16, Ch_v2.0.2, whole genome shotgun sequence genome, one interval contains:
- the gpr37b gene encoding prosaposin receptor GPR37b — protein sequence MARTMQMLLGQAVLLFWGNVYVVSFRNDGPIRTKDTENDFCNSTCRAAFGSNGESITQHKPKAVHSTERHATGVPLMVANGSPVKSVDASFSKIHHVTVREIKHAGHKHLSSNGTERGEGSVETKNKHSRRHMRKKLNSEMPAAMGTPGGHNNTKPPSMSRRGLHKRNHRRKRGTKDDEKKGHKSGRKGINTSAAAFTRPETSVNVLSAPFTMWQPPPKLMALTSTNFPFDLTKSGEYHTKQDEEEDPWDMTPMTPPYELDNEEEYFPNPFYPVTRETFGAYAIMCVSIIIFLVGIVGNIAIMCIVCHNYYMRSISNSLLANLAIWDFVMLFFCLPLVVFHELTKTWLLGQFTCKVIPYIEVASLGVTTFTLCALCIDRFRAATNVQMYYEMIENCTSTAAKLAVIWIGALLLALPELLIRQLVTEDGGLPEAPVTVERCVVRISTSLPDMLYVLGLTYNSARLWWCFGCYFCLPTLFTIGCSLVTARKIRRAEQACARGNKKQIRLESQMNCTVVALAIVYGACVVPENICNIVSAYMAAGVPENTMELLHLLSQLLLFCRAAVTPALLLCLCRPFGRAFLECCCCCCGESCGQARSSVTTSDDNEHECTTELELSPFSTIRREMSNYTAVGSHC from the exons ATGGCTCGGACAATGCAGATGTTGCTTGGACAAGCGGTGCTGCTCTTTTGGGGAAACGTTTATGTGGTATCGTTCAGGAATGATGGTCCCATACGAACCAAAGACACTGAGAATGATTTTTGCAACAGTACATGCAGAGCAGCCTTTGGCTCCAACGGAGAAAGTATCACTCAACACAAACCTAAAGCCGTTCACAGTACAGAGCGCCACGCCACAGGTGTGCCCTTGATGGTAGCCAACGGGTCACCAGTGAAGAGTGTAGATGCATCATTCTCTAAAATCCATCATGTTACTGTAAGAGAGATTAAGCACGCCGGGCATAAACATCTCTCAAGTAACggaacagaaagaggagaaggctCAGTCGAAACCAAAAACAAGCACTCAAGGCGACACATGAGAAAAAAGTTGAATAGCGAGATGCCTGCTGCCATGGGAACGCCAGGTGGACATAATAACACTAAGCCCCCTTCAATGAGCAGGCGAGGACTGCACAAGAGGAACCACCGAAGGAAAAGAGGAACAAAAGACGACGAAAAGAAAGGACACAAAAGCGGGAGAAAAGGGATAAACACCAGCGCCGCCGCTTTCACGCGCCCTGAAACTTCTGTCAACGTGTTGAGTGCCCCTTTCACTATGTGGCAGCCTCCGCCAAAACTCATGGCCCTTACGTCCACAAATTTCCCGTTCGATTTGACCAAGAGTGGCGAGTATCACACTAAgcaagatgaagaagaggacCCGTGGGATATGACCCCTATGACACCTCCATATGAGCTGGATAATGAGGAGGAATATTTCCCAAATCCCTTCTATCCAGTCACAAGAGAAACATTTGGAGCATACgccatcatgtgtgtgtccatcatcATTTTCCTGGTCGGAATAGTCGGTAACATTGCAATAATGTGCATTGTTTGCCACAACTACTACATGAGGAGTATCTCTAATTCTCTATTGGCCAACTTGGCCATATGGGATTTTGTAATGCTCTTCTTCTGTCTGCCTCTTGTGGTTTTTCATGAGCTGACAAAGACGTGGCTCTTGGGCCAGTTCACTTGTAAAGTGATACCATACATTGAG gtcgcCTCACTGGGCGTCACCACTTTCACCCTGTGTGCGTTGTGCATCGACCGCTTCCGCGCCGCCACCAACGTGCAGATGTACTACGAAATGATCGAGAACTGCACGTCCACCGCCGCCAAACTGGCCGTCATCTGGATCGGCGCCCTCCTGCTGGCGCTGCCCGAGCTTCTGATCCGCCAGCTGGTGACGGAGGACGGCGGCCTCCCAGAGGCCCCGGTGACCGTGGAGCGTTGCGTGGTGCGCATCTCCACCTCGCTGCCGGACATGCTCTATGTGCTGGGCCTGACGTACAACAGCGCGCGGCTGTGGTGGTGCTTCGGCTGCTACTTCTGCCTGCCGACGCTCTTCACCATCGGCTGCTCACTGGTGACGGCGCGCAAGATCCGACGGGCCGAGCAGGCGTGCGCCCGCGGCAACAAGAAGCAGATCCGGCTGGAGAGCCAGATGAACTGCACGGTGGTGGCACTGGCCATCGTCTACGGCGCGTGCGTGGTCCCCGAAAACATCTGCAACATCGTGTCGGCGTACATGGCGGCGGGTGTGCCAGAGAACACCATGGAGCTGCTGCACCTGCTCAGCCAGCTGCTGCTCTTCTGCCGGGCGGCGGTGACGCCGGCCCTGCTGCTGTGCCTGTGCCGGCCGTTCGGCCGGGCCTTCCtggagtgctgctgctgctgctgcggcgaATCGTGCGGCCAGGCGCGCTCCTCGGTCACCACCAGCGACGACAACGAGCACGAGTGCACCACCGAGCTGGAGCTGTCGCCCTTCAGCACCATCCGCAGGGAGATGTCCAACTACACTGCTGTGGGCTCACACTGCTGA